The Elaeis guineensis isolate ETL-2024a chromosome 14, EG11, whole genome shotgun sequence genomic sequence CGACTGTGCAATCACATTTATCATCCAATGTAGGtctcaaaaaaattcagaaatttgCTATCGAAGCCATTCATCATGTTTCTCACGTACATCACACATTATTAATATTGTTTTATATAAAAAGCACATCATGTAACAAGAGAGAGTATTTCCATAGACCACACACTGATTATAATGAAATTATATAATACCaggcactagcaggagaaaattaaGTTTGCCCGGCTATATATTGCTTTTGTATCAATACCACTTTTTGGATacacaaaaataaattattcCTTCCTATTTGATGATGATCTACATGGTTTATGATGATTTCCGCTTCTCCCAGACGGTGCACTTCCACAAATATGGGAACAAAATTCACCACCATGTGGTTAGACAAGAAAATAGACTGCGCTCTGTAAAATAACTGACAAAATCACTATGGTGGCATGCAATCAATTTCAGAAAACTTTGGCCTGATCTgagaaacaaaatgaaagagctCACTGTAATATTCTGTAAGAAAATATACACAGGCCCTTCTCAATTCTCATAATGTTCACCAAATCAGCCTTGTATAAGTTAAACTTCCCTCACCTGTGCACTCCCATCAACATGTAAACTTGTTCTTGATTATTCTTCCCTGCACTTGTCCTTCCAGTCCAAGCAAGCACTGCTGCCAGGGGAAGAACTCACAGCAATGACCTGGTTGATATACATTGTGGTAAGAGGTGCAGCAGCCAGCCATAGCGCAGTCAGGAAGCTGGCCTTCTCATTCTCAAATTGCATACATTTTCTTGTACTCATTGTTGAACAAATCCCCATCAGACAAACCGGAAGGAGAAAATGATCGCGACCTACTTAGTGACGACCGTCTGATGTTTCTCAGCTTCTTAGCCTCGATCCGATGGGCAATCACCCAGTAGAGCATGGTGCCCAATGTTGTGGCTAATATGGTAGTCCCTATAATTGTCACTCCAATGGCCAACCACCTCTCATGCTTCCCTACTACAATGAAAGACAGTGCGAGGAATGCAACACTAATAAGCACACATGCTAGCCACATAAGCTTGTTGATGATTGCCATCATTTGTTTCTTTGCCTTGCTCTCTATAACCACTACAGAGGTTTGTACCACAACAACAGCTAAAGATATGAAGAGAGCCACGGAGTCGAAGATGAAAAAGATCATGAAAGGTGTTTGGTGTGCGATGTTGGCTTCCCCTAAAGTGACCCCAGGGGCCAGGTTTTCATACTCTACATATTCACCAGGAACGGTGAAGATGGCTGCGAATGCTACAGTGGCAATGAGGACAGCAACAACAGTGTTGGAATTGATTGCATTGTTGAGGCCCTCTGCATGTAGCTTGTTCAACTTCTTCGCAATTCCCTGCACACGTTTCCTGGTCTGGCGGGTGTGCTCGAGCTGGGAGTGGACCTCGTGCTTTATCTCACTTACCTGTTGCTTTAGTTCACGGGCAGGATTTGGAGGTCTAATGGTCCTGGCGTTCTGGACACCATGCTGTACTAATATGGTGGCAACATCTGTATTTCCCATTTTCTCAGCAGTGTCAAGCGCCGTCTCTCCTGATTTATTGATAGTTTTAATATCGATTTCCTCAAGCTCAAGAAGTCTTTTTACAATCTGCACAAAAATTTCTTAATGAGTCCATAAATTTAGTAAATCTGAGTAgtctatgaaaaatatttaaaaacaaAACTAGCTTGCCAGGGGTCTTGAGAAATATTTGGGAACACATCTTTCATATGCTAAAGGTGCTGGAGGACATAAAGATAACAAAAGAATCAAGAAGAAAATACAGTAGCAGGTTGGCTATAAAAGGGGCTTCAACACCATAGCCTTGACTACCTTTTCCCTCATCAGGTGATGCGATATGCCAGAAACAACATGCTCATGCCATATGTAATGTAGTTGTAGCCATTATGGCTTAGCTACGCAACCTCAAGGCTCTAATACTTAATAAACTACAGCTGTAAGGGCAAGAATGTATAAAATCTTCTGAATAAATGTGCTGTCATTTTgtttctaacatgagcaaatgtGTTATCTCACTACTCTGGTTGTATTTCAGAGGTAGGTTTCTTAACTTTATGATGATGGTAATGAGCAACAGGCAACCACCATCCATTGTTCTTATTCTCAGTTCTTAACTTTCCTAGGAAGTTTGTATAAGAAGATTGAATATTCTGTCTAAGAAATATTCTACATGGAAACCCtgggcaaaatgattctttttttttttttgagagagagagaga encodes the following:
- the LOC105057010 gene encoding ankyrin repeat-containing protein At5g02620 encodes the protein MELVVGEQSFRRKKMTKQLTGKRDDTPLHSAARAGNLTVVKEIISGANEEELEEMLMKQNQAGETALFVAAEYGYVDVVNEMIKYHDVFMAGIKAKNGYDALHIAAKQGDVDVVKELLMALPELSMTVDLSNTTALHTAATQGHIEVVNLLLEADGSLALIARSNGKTALHSAARNGHLEVVKALLNRDPGIATRTDKKGQTALHMAVKGTSLDVIEELLKCETTPVNLVDTKGNTALQIAARKGRTQIVKRLLELEEIDIKTINKSGETALDTAEKMGNTDVATILVQHGVQNARTIRPPNPARELKQQVSEIKHEVHSQLEHTRQTRKRVQGIAKKLNKLHAEGLNNAINSNTVVAVLIATVAFAAIFTVPGEYVEYENLAPGVTLGEANIAHQTPFMIFFIFDSVALFISLAVVVVQTSVVVIESKAKKQMMAIINKLMWLACVLISVAFLALSFIVVGKHERWLAIGVTIIGTTILATTLGTMLYWVIAHRIEAKKLRNIRRSSLSRSRSFSPSGLSDGDLFNNEYKKMYAI